The Caldalkalibacillus thermarum sequence CTCTGATCCATAAAACATTTGGGTGTTGTCGCTATGTGTTCAATCACTTCTTGGCCAAACGAAAGGAAGTGTATGAGACTGAAAGGAAAACGTTAGGGTACAACGCTTGTTCATCCATGCTCACACAACTCAAAAAGGAGCTTGAATGGCTGAAGGAACCGGATGCCACGGCATTGCAAACAGAGTTGCGGCATCTGGATGATGC is a genomic window containing:
- a CDS encoding helix-turn-helix domain-containing protein, with translation MQKAYRFRLYPNQKQQTLIHKTFGCCRYVFNHFLAKRKEVYETERKTLGYNACSSMLTQLKKELEWLKEPDATALQTELRHLDDA